Part of the Paenibacillus aurantius genome, GAGGCTGCACTCATGAAAATTGGATTTTGGCGCTCCGCCGCGGCCGGGCTGCTTCTGCTTGCGGCAGCCGGCTGCGACGATACGCCCAACGGGACGGCGAATGACGGCGGAAGCCGATACACGCCGGAAAACGGAGTAAGGAGCCATTATTATAAGGGCACGACAATGATCCGAGACAAGGACGGAACAGGGAACATGGCGGGCAACGGGGTCGGCAGCGGTTCCGAAAGCCGCAATTCCACCGGCATGGGAGGTACCAGCAACAAAGGCATTTCCCCATTGGGGACCGGGGGAGCCAATCCGACCAACGATGGGTATCAGGGCGGGTATTCCCCCGGGACGACCAACCGCTTCGGGGCTGCGGAGCAGAACGGCTCCGAAAAGAACCCGACCGGGATGGATCCCCGGCTTATGCACCGCAACACCCGCATGGAGCTGAGTCCTTACCTCTCCGGCAAGATTGCCGAAATGCCCGAGGTTAAAGCAGCCCACGCGGTTGTGACGGATACCTCCGTTTATGTAGCGGTCCAGCTGGAGGAGGAGGCGGCCAAAAGCCTGGTGCCGGCCGGACAAG contains:
- a CDS encoding YhcN/YlaJ family sporulation lipoprotein gives rise to the protein MKIGFWRSAAAGLLLLAAAGCDDTPNGTANDGGSRYTPENGVRSHYYKGTTMIRDKDGTGNMAGNGVGSGSESRNSTGMGGTSNKGISPLGTGGANPTNDGYQGGYSPGTTNRFGAAEQNGSEKNPTGMDPRLMHRNTRMELSPYLSGKIAEMPEVKAAHAVVTDTSVYVAVQLEEEAAKSLVPAGQAEGSGGAPSGLDARHDTLSGIVGNSYDYYNQGPRMNHSGLPDAIRERIVKKVHSLSSPHLQHVFVTANPEFFRELTRYTTPEVSIRGLNGQVEIFNALASRLFPATSGTGAYGGSTSSGSAGNLIGPSNGELRTKSGVVREQ